A window of Nicotiana tabacum cultivar K326 chromosome 24, ASM71507v2, whole genome shotgun sequence contains these coding sequences:
- the LOC142178342 gene encoding secreted RxLR effector protein 161-like has protein sequence MNNCSAGIVPIQKWDKFSIMQCPKNDVEQKEMESIPYFSIVGSLMYAQTCTRPDISFAIGMLGRYQSNPEIDHWKATKKVLRYLKGTKDYMLMYRRSKHLEVVGYSDSDFAGCIDTRKSTFGYLFQLAEGATSWKSAKWFVIATSTMEAEFVACFEATIHALWLQNFISGLGVVDTITKPLKIYCDNSGAVFFSKNDKYSKGTKHMELKYFTVKEEVQKQRVSLEHIRTDLMITDPS, from the coding sequence ATGAATAATTGTTCGGCAGGAATTGTTCCAATTCAAAAATGGGACAAATTTAGTATCATGCAATGCCCTAAGAATGATGTAGAACAAAAGGAAATGGAATCAATTCCTTACTTTTCAATTGTTGGTAGTCTGATGTATGCTCAGACTTGCACAAGACCGGATATTAGTTTTGCGATCGGAATGCTAGGAAGATATCAGAGTAACCCAGAAATTGATCATTGGAAAGCTACAAAGAAAGTTTTGAGGTACCTAAAAGGAACCAAGGATTACATGCTCATGTATAGGAGATCCAAGCATTTGGAAGTTGTTGGATACTCGGATTCAGATTTCGCTGGATGTATTGACACTAGAAAATCCACGTTTGGTTATTTGTTCCAATTAGCTGAAGGAGCAACATCGTGGAAGAGTGCCAAATGGTTTGTCATTGCTACATCTACGATGGAAGCAGAATTTGTGGCATGTTTTGAAGCCACAATTCATGCATTATGGCTGCAAAACTTTATTTCAGGACTTGGGGTTGTTGACACCATTACCAAGCCGCTGAAAATTTACTGTGATAATTCTGGAGCAGTATTCTTCTCCAAGAATGATAAGTACTCCAAAGGTACCAAGCATATGGAATTAAAGTACTTTACCGTCAAGGAGGAAGTTCAGAAACAAAGAGTGTCACTTGAGCATATTAGAACTGATCTCATGATTACAGATCCGTCTTAA
- the LOC142178343 gene encoding secreted RxLR effector protein 161-like, with protein sequence MNNCSAGIVPIQKWDKFSLMQCPKNDVEQKKTESIPYFSIVGSLMYAQTCTRPDISFAIGMLGRYQSNPEIDHWKATKKVLRYLKGTKDYMLMYRRSKHLEVVGYSDSDFAGCIDTRKSTFGYLFQLAEGATSWKSAKWFVIATSTMEAEFVACFEATIHALWLQNFISGLGVVDTITKPLKIYCDNSGAVFFSKNDKYSKGTKHMELKYFTVKEEVQKQRVSLEHIRTDLMIIDPS encoded by the coding sequence ATGAATAATTGTTCGGCAGGAATTGTTCCAATTCAAAAATGGGACaaatttagtctcatgcaatgcccTAAGAATGATGTAGAACAAAAGAAAACGGAATCAATTCCTTACTTTTCAATTGTTGGTAGTCTGATGTATGCTCAGACTTGCACAAGACCGGATATTAGTTTTGCGATCGGAATGCTAGGAAGATATCAGAGTAACCCAGAAATTGATCATTGGAAAGCTACAAAGAAAGTTTTGAGGTACCTAAAAGGAACCAAGGATTACATGCTCATGTATAGGAGATCCAAGCATTTGGAAGTTGTTGGATACTCGGATTCAGATTTCGCTGGATGTATTGACACTAGAAAATCCACGTTTGGTTATTTGTTCCAATTAGCTGAAGGAGCAACATCGTGGAAGAGTGCCAAATGGTTTGTCATTGCTACATCTACGATGGAAGCAGAATTTGTGGCATGTTTTGAAGCCACAATTCATGCATTATGGCTGCAAAACTTTATTTCAGGACTTGGGGTTGTTGACACCATTACCAAGCCGCTGAAAATTTACTGTGATAATTCTGGAGCAGTATTCTTCTCCAAGAATGATAAGTACTCCAAAGGTACCAAGCATATGGAATTAAAGTACTTTACCGTCAAGGAGGAAGTTCAGAAACAAAGAGTGTCACTTGAGCATATTAGAACTGATCTCATGATTATAGATCCGTCTTAA